The Actinomycetota bacterium genome has a window encoding:
- a CDS encoding twin-arginine translocase TatA/TatE family subunit — protein sequence MFGISGLELMIIVAFALVVFGPDKLPEMGRTVGRFMREFKRTQESMEAMIRAEVYGERPTEAKKTPAAKPAPSAMEFEDEEEEEE from the coding sequence GTGTTCGGCATCAGTGGCCTTGAGTTGATGATCATCGTGGCGTTCGCGCTCGTCGTCTTCGGCCCGGACAAGCTGCCTGAGATGGGCCGAACGGTCGGCCGGTTCATGCGCGAGTTCAAGCGCACTCAGGAGAGCATGGAGGCGATGATCCGCGCCGAGGTGTATGGCGAGCGCCCGACAGAGGCCAAGAAGACTCCCGCCGCGAAGCCCGCTCCCAGCGCCATGGAGTTCGAGGACGAAGAGGAGGAAGAGGAGTAG
- the ubiE gene encoding bifunctional demethylmenaquinone methyltransferase/2-methoxy-6-polyprenyl-1,4-benzoquinol methylase UbiE — MTESGEEPKTPAPGEATTERVHGIFSGIADSYDLFNRLSSLGVDRSWRKTAVEAAHLGHDCRVLDICAGTGDLTFELAERAEPAEVVCTDFVSEMLAVAEGKAKRYTGPTKLTFSVVDAQELPFPDESFDAVTVAFGVRNLPDRAANFREVMRVLKPGGRYVVLEFSRPPLWPWRLLYHFYLRTVIPTLGAVLTRDRGSFQYLNDSILRFPNQASLAAELRAAGFSAITWKNLTGGIVAVHTAVK; from the coding sequence ATGACCGAGTCCGGCGAGGAGCCGAAAACTCCGGCTCCCGGCGAAGCGACAACCGAGCGCGTGCATGGGATCTTCTCCGGCATCGCCGACAGCTACGACCTCTTCAACCGGCTCTCCAGCCTGGGCGTGGACCGGTCGTGGCGGAAGACGGCCGTCGAGGCCGCCCACCTCGGTCATGACTGCCGCGTGCTCGACATATGCGCGGGGACCGGGGACTTGACCTTCGAGCTCGCGGAGCGGGCGGAACCGGCAGAGGTAGTGTGCACGGACTTCGTTTCCGAGATGCTTGCGGTTGCCGAAGGGAAGGCCAAACGCTACACCGGCCCGACGAAGCTCACGTTCTCGGTTGTTGATGCCCAGGAGCTGCCATTTCCGGATGAGTCATTCGACGCCGTTACCGTCGCCTTTGGCGTGCGCAACCTTCCCGATCGCGCCGCGAACTTCCGTGAGGTCATGCGCGTACTCAAGCCCGGCGGGCGATACGTAGTCCTGGAGTTCTCCCGGCCGCCACTTTGGCCTTGGCGACTCCTGTACCATTTCTACCTCCGAACCGTCATCCCGACCCTGGGTGCGGTGCTCACCAGAGATCGCGGCTCCTTCCAGTACCTGAACGATTCGATTCTGCGTTTCCCGAACCAGGCGTCACTCGCGGCAGAGCTGCGAGCTGCTGGTTTCTCGGCCATCACATGGAAGAACCTCACCGGGGGCATCGTGGCCGTGCACACTGCTGTGAAGTAG
- a CDS encoding STAS domain-containing protein: MSLTIDLAQETSYWQLTLSGDLDYGECAAFRMNIDRILKSHPPSTIVDLSQLEYLDSSGLGLLLSLSKEYGAQGGRLVLVTNETVDNILSLTRLNGIFSTAGSVSDAKAVLGTEN, from the coding sequence ATGTCTCTGACGATAGATCTTGCACAAGAAACGTCCTATTGGCAGCTCACACTGAGCGGCGACCTCGACTACGGCGAGTGCGCTGCCTTTCGCATGAACATCGACCGTATCCTGAAGTCCCACCCGCCGTCCACGATAGTCGATCTCTCCCAGCTCGAGTATCTCGACAGCTCCGGTCTCGGGCTGCTTCTAAGCCTGTCCAAGGAGTACGGCGCGCAAGGCGGACGCCTTGTTCTCGTCACCAACGAGACCGTGGACAACATCCTGTCGCTTACGCGCCTGAACGGCATCTTCTCGACGGCCGGCTCCGTCAGCGATGCGAAAGCGGTTCTCGGCACCGAGAACTAG
- a CDS encoding STAS domain-containing protein yields the protein MELDISVELDGTTCIMTLEGEVDIYTAPRLKESLIENLESGCANVLVDLEGVGFIDSSGLGVLVGGLRRAKEKSGTVRLVCTRENVLKIFRITGLDRVFPIFASVAEAREF from the coding sequence ATGGAACTCGATATCTCCGTGGAACTTGACGGCACCACATGCATCATGACACTCGAGGGCGAGGTGGACATCTATACCGCTCCGCGCCTCAAGGAGAGTCTGATCGAGAACCTGGAGTCCGGGTGCGCGAACGTGCTCGTTGACCTCGAAGGAGTCGGATTCATCGACAGTTCCGGCCTGGGAGTGCTTGTCGGGGGGCTGCGTCGTGCCAAGGAGAAGTCCGGCACGGTACGGCTCGTGTGTACCCGCGAAAACGTCCTGAAGATCTTCAGAATCACCGGCCTCGACAGGGTCTTTCCTATCTTCGCGAGCGTCGCTGAGGCTCGCGAGTTCTGA
- a CDS encoding SoxR reducing system RseC family protein, producing the protein MLDGVVDVLIQPSESCESCGICSEGAGGLRLLEGVDDPLGVQVGDSVLVETPGAARRRAQVRLYLIPVAALVPGYLAGFLLSTRIGINPDVGGALCALLAGAVALATVPDKAAGPQDGPVVRAIIARGYSPDPAGDAGSQDSIPN; encoded by the coding sequence GTGCTTGACGGGGTGGTTGACGTGCTCATCCAGCCATCCGAGTCGTGTGAATCCTGTGGAATCTGCAGTGAAGGTGCGGGCGGACTCCGGCTCCTCGAAGGTGTCGATGACCCCCTCGGTGTTCAGGTCGGCGACTCCGTGCTCGTTGAGACGCCTGGGGCTGCTCGACGACGCGCGCAAGTCCGGCTATACCTCATCCCGGTTGCTGCCCTTGTGCCGGGTTACCTGGCCGGATTCTTGCTCTCGACGAGGATTGGCATCAACCCCGATGTCGGCGGCGCGCTGTGTGCCCTGCTCGCCGGAGCCGTTGCACTTGCGACCGTTCCAGACAAGGCGGCGGGCCCCCAGGATGGTCCCGTGGTCCGTGCTATAATCGCGCGAGGTTATTCGCCCGATCCCGCAGGCGATGCGGGTTCGCAGGACAGCATTCCGAACTAG
- a CDS encoding amidohydrolase family protein: MLLTARYVLPVATPHIEHGAVLVRGDEIVEVGEADAVLASHPEEEVVDFGLAALMPGFVDLHTHLEFSAMRGLVDDLPYSQWKLQLMSLEQRLDMQDWDDGALLGALETLQSGITTVADVSDSGASARAVTAAGIRSFVYREVSTMEKARVPQVMQEASEDLAAWRDLDTEGLLTVGLAPHSPYSCHPELFSRVAEMATAEDMPISTHLAGSKDEYDFVKYGSSRLAVDFRALYGDDQAGWLPTGVSPVRYVLQWDLLDAPNVLAVHCTQVDDADIEVLADRDVAIAHCPRCNAKLGMGMAPLGKFLRKGIRVGIGTDSPASINTMDMFDEMRIGLLFQRAVAGHEEFFVAHQFVKLATLDAARALRIDDRVGSLEPGKQADIIAVDMSHSHQIPTQQPDSTLVHTANQENILFTMVAGRVRYNRGVWSTLDPERLGARADELRIKLRG, from the coding sequence ATGCTTCTGACCGCACGCTATGTGCTTCCAGTCGCGACACCGCACATCGAGCATGGAGCCGTTCTTGTTCGCGGTGACGAGATCGTAGAAGTCGGAGAAGCCGACGCCGTTCTTGCATCTCATCCAGAGGAGGAGGTCGTTGACTTCGGTCTCGCCGCGCTGATGCCGGGCTTCGTCGACCTTCACACCCACCTGGAGTTCTCCGCGATGCGCGGGCTCGTCGATGATCTTCCCTACTCGCAATGGAAGCTCCAGCTCATGAGTCTCGAACAGCGTCTGGACATGCAGGACTGGGATGACGGCGCGCTGCTCGGGGCACTCGAAACACTCCAGTCCGGCATCACGACCGTCGCTGACGTCAGCGACTCAGGGGCATCTGCGCGAGCGGTGACTGCCGCGGGCATCCGCTCCTTCGTCTACCGCGAGGTCTCGACAATGGAGAAGGCGCGCGTTCCACAGGTCATGCAGGAAGCCTCCGAGGACCTGGCCGCCTGGCGCGACCTCGACACCGAAGGGCTTCTGACGGTCGGTCTGGCGCCGCACTCTCCGTACAGCTGTCATCCGGAGCTGTTCTCGCGCGTGGCGGAGATGGCCACCGCCGAAGACATGCCGATCTCGACTCACCTGGCGGGCTCGAAGGACGAGTACGACTTCGTGAAGTACGGCAGCTCCAGGTTGGCGGTCGACTTCCGGGCTCTATACGGCGACGACCAGGCCGGATGGCTGCCAACGGGCGTCAGCCCGGTTCGCTACGTGCTCCAGTGGGACCTCTTGGATGCTCCCAACGTTCTTGCCGTGCACTGCACCCAGGTCGACGACGCCGACATAGAAGTCCTGGCCGATCGCGATGTCGCGATAGCGCACTGCCCCCGCTGCAACGCCAAGCTCGGCATGGGGATGGCGCCCCTTGGCAAGTTCCTGCGCAAGGGTATCCGCGTGGGCATCGGCACCGACTCGCCGGCTTCGATCAACACGATGGACATGTTCGACGAGATGCGCATCGGACTGCTGTTCCAGAGGGCTGTAGCAGGCCACGAGGAGTTCTTCGTCGCGCACCAATTCGTCAAGCTCGCCACTCTTGATGCCGCCCGCGCTCTGCGCATCGACGACCGGGTGGGATCCCTGGAACCCGGAAAGCAAGCCGACATCATCGCGGTCGACATGTCACACAGCCACCAGATACCTACCCAGCAACCGGACAGCACGCTCGTGCACACGGCGAATCAGGAGAACATCCTGTTCACGATGGTTGCGGGGAGGGTTCGCTACAACCGGGGCGTGTGGAGCACGCTCGATCCGGAGCGCCTGGGCGCGCGCGCTGACGAGCTCCGGATCAAGCTCCGCGGGTAG
- a CDS encoding HDIG domain-containing protein, whose amino-acid sequence MMDRSEAFALVSQEIPNRNLVNHCVAVEAIMEALAVHFELAEEEQRRWALTGLLHDLDYAETAEDPDRHGYVTAEMLGDRVDDGIVHAILGHAEKAPRELPMDRALYAADPTTGFIVAAALVRPDKSLANVEVRSLKKRWKEKAFARGASRDQMATCESIGLSRDDFLELALRAMQARATEIGL is encoded by the coding sequence ATGATGGACCGCAGCGAAGCATTCGCGCTAGTGAGCCAGGAGATTCCGAACCGCAATCTCGTGAACCATTGCGTGGCGGTCGAGGCGATCATGGAGGCGCTGGCGGTCCACTTCGAGCTCGCCGAGGAGGAGCAGCGGCGCTGGGCGCTCACCGGCTTGCTGCACGATCTCGACTACGCCGAGACTGCCGAGGATCCCGATCGCCACGGCTACGTGACGGCGGAGATGCTCGGCGACCGGGTGGACGACGGAATCGTCCACGCGATCCTTGGTCATGCCGAGAAAGCACCTCGCGAGTTGCCTATGGACCGCGCACTCTACGCTGCGGATCCCACGACGGGTTTCATCGTTGCGGCGGCCCTCGTGCGACCCGACAAGTCCCTTGCGAATGTCGAGGTGCGCTCTCTGAAGAAGCGCTGGAAGGAGAAGGCGTTTGCGCGCGGCGCCAGCCGCGATCAGATGGCGACATGCGAGTCGATCGGGCTTTCCCGCGATGACTTCCTTGAGCTTGCGCTTCGCGCCATGCAGGCCCGCGCGACGGAAATCGGGCTCTAG
- the hypA gene encoding hydrogenase maturation nickel metallochaperone HypA, with amino-acid sequence MHEMGICNGILAAAFDAAKEQGATRITEIHISVGELSEVVDYALQFAFESLSPGTMAEDATLFIESISPRSRCLQCQTEFDHGRFDAICPECGNPFNEAIQGRELRIDSIEVDLPDEESETDAGSETPAKER; translated from the coding sequence ATGCACGAGATGGGTATCTGCAACGGAATCCTTGCGGCCGCGTTCGACGCTGCCAAGGAGCAGGGCGCGACACGCATCACCGAGATCCACATCAGCGTTGGAGAGCTCTCGGAGGTCGTGGACTACGCGCTCCAGTTCGCCTTTGAGTCTCTGAGTCCCGGGACCATGGCCGAGGACGCAACACTGTTCATCGAGTCCATATCGCCCAGGTCGCGCTGTTTGCAGTGCCAGACGGAGTTCGATCACGGGCGTTTTGACGCGATCTGTCCGGAGTGTGGCAACCCGTTCAACGAGGCCATCCAGGGCCGGGAGTTGCGCATCGACAGCATCGAGGTCGACCTTCCCGATGAGGAGTCCGAGACGGACGCCGGGTCCGAAACCCCTGCGAAGGAGCGGTAG
- the tatC gene encoding twin-arginine translocase subunit TatC, translating into MPIGPKRMPFLDHLEEFRKRLVIVVITIAVSSTALYYWSWDMLDIILKPILPYIGKLNVFGPFESFTFRFKVALYGALVLTSPILIWQVLAFFLPALKPKERRYFVPTFIAGVVLFIAGNAFAYYVILDPAFKWMLGQVAGGSVEVLPDASKFLSGVTLLMLGFGLAFELPVVVFYLLLFDFISYKKLRASWRVVYVLLMLVAAIATPDWSPVTMGALFAALIALYEGSLGLARLVLAKRIAQQKAMGL; encoded by the coding sequence ATGCCCATCGGACCCAAGCGCATGCCCTTCCTCGACCACCTCGAAGAGTTCCGCAAGCGGCTGGTCATTGTCGTGATCACCATCGCAGTGTCCTCCACGGCCCTGTACTACTGGTCATGGGACATGCTCGATATCATCCTCAAACCGATTCTGCCCTACATCGGCAAGCTCAACGTGTTCGGCCCTTTCGAATCGTTCACGTTTCGGTTCAAGGTCGCATTGTACGGAGCCCTCGTCCTTACGAGCCCGATACTCATCTGGCAGGTGCTGGCGTTCTTCCTGCCTGCGCTCAAACCCAAGGAGCGACGCTACTTCGTTCCGACTTTCATCGCGGGCGTTGTGCTGTTCATAGCTGGAAACGCATTTGCGTACTACGTGATCCTGGATCCGGCGTTCAAGTGGATGCTGGGGCAGGTGGCGGGTGGGTCCGTCGAGGTCTTGCCCGATGCATCGAAGTTCCTTTCGGGCGTCACCCTGCTCATGCTCGGTTTCGGGCTTGCTTTCGAGTTGCCCGTCGTCGTCTTCTACCTCCTCCTATTCGACTTCATCTCCTACAAGAAGCTTCGCGCAAGTTGGCGGGTCGTCTACGTTCTCCTCATGCTCGTGGCGGCCATAGCCACTCCCGACTGGTCGCCGGTGACGATGGGCGCGCTCTTCGCGGCACTCATCGCGCTGTACGAGGGTAGTCTCGGACTGGCACGCCTGGTGCTGGCGAAGCGAATTGCGCAGCAGAAGGCGATGGGTCTCTAG
- the hypB gene encoding hydrogenase nickel incorporation protein HypB — MEIDISKPILDRNERLAAENRTLFDEKGVFVLDLMASPGAGKTSTILATIAVLRDRYRIAVIEGDIASRVDAEKISAHGIPAVQINTGGACHLESDMIGRAIATLDLDELDLIIIENVGNLVCPTDFYLGEHAKVMILSVPEGHDKPYKYPNIFAISEAVILNTYDTLSVFDFDEDEFRTVVRSLNAAAPIFPTSATKGDGIDAWAEWLAGRIEGVRAAEA; from the coding sequence GTGGAAATCGACATCTCGAAGCCGATTCTGGACCGCAACGAGAGGCTTGCTGCCGAGAACCGGACGCTCTTTGACGAGAAGGGCGTCTTCGTCCTGGATCTCATGGCAAGCCCCGGCGCCGGCAAGACCTCCACGATACTTGCCACCATCGCCGTGCTACGCGACCGGTACCGCATCGCGGTCATCGAAGGGGACATCGCCAGCAGGGTCGACGCGGAGAAGATCTCCGCCCACGGTATCCCGGCCGTGCAGATAAACACCGGCGGCGCGTGCCACCTCGAGTCCGACATGATCGGTCGCGCCATCGCCACCCTCGATCTCGATGAGCTCGACCTTATCATCATCGAGAACGTGGGCAACCTCGTCTGCCCGACCGATTTCTACCTCGGGGAACACGCCAAGGTGATGATCCTGTCCGTGCCGGAGGGCCACGACAAGCCCTACAAGTACCCGAACATCTTCGCCATATCCGAGGCGGTCATCCTCAACACGTACGACACGCTCAGCGTGTTCGATTTCGATGAGGACGAGTTCCGTACTGTCGTGCGGTCGCTGAACGCCGCGGCCCCCATCTTCCCGACGTCTGCAACGAAGGGCGACGGCATCGACGCCTGGGCGGAGTGGCTGGCCGGGCGGATCGAGGGTGTCCGGGCGGCCGAGGCCTAG
- a CDS encoding TIGR04190 family B12-binding domain/radical SAM domain protein — translation MSRVDLVLLHAPSVYDFRETSIMFGPVSDMVPSTPIFEMYPLGFTTIAEYMERHGLRVRIVNLAVLMLNRPDYDVEAAIRDMNPVAFGIDLHWLPHAHGSIEVAKIVKKLHPDTPVIFGGLSASHFHEELASYDCVDYVVRGDSTEYPMARLMFALKGKGRVDDIPNLTYTTRDGSVVSTPFSWVPDDMNDISLDYSFNMKAVIRYHDMMGFVPFRDWLQYPVCASLTCRGCTHNCVTCGGSAYAFRNHFGREKVAFRDPELLVRDIEHIQRYIPGPIFVLNDFLQAGRDYTAAFIRGLSKIKLRNPIGFEFFKPPHEEFYEFLNEHLRDYSVEISVESHDDAVRAAFGKHHYTTAQVDETVAAALRNGCSRFDLYFMTGIPTQTPESVLETPDYIESLYSKVGNDPRLLCFSSPMAPFLDPGSMVYDNPEKYGYRLLADTLEEHRQLLVQPSWRYIMNYESETLSRAEMVETTYEVGMRLNRLKGKLGIIEPQVAARTEERISQARAAMARIDAILAEESPARDRKLAALKTEIDRLSESTVCEKSELNWPAHVSPWNVWNVVLLWLHEELANLLRLRRPVAVLQPTGETSEA, via the coding sequence ATGTCGCGCGTCGATCTTGTCCTGCTACACGCTCCTAGCGTCTATGATTTCCGCGAGACTTCGATCATGTTCGGACCCGTTTCGGACATGGTGCCGTCGACACCGATCTTCGAGATGTATCCGCTCGGCTTCACGACGATCGCCGAATACATGGAACGGCACGGTTTGCGCGTCCGCATCGTGAATCTCGCCGTGTTGATGCTCAACCGGCCCGATTATGACGTCGAAGCGGCTATTCGCGACATGAACCCGGTGGCGTTCGGGATCGACCTGCATTGGCTGCCGCACGCTCACGGGTCGATCGAGGTCGCCAAGATCGTCAAGAAGCTCCATCCGGACACCCCGGTGATCTTTGGCGGGCTTTCGGCATCGCATTTTCATGAGGAACTCGCGTCCTACGACTGCGTCGACTATGTCGTACGAGGTGACTCGACCGAGTACCCGATGGCCCGGCTCATGTTCGCGCTGAAGGGGAAGGGGCGCGTCGACGACATCCCCAACCTGACCTACACCACGCGCGACGGTTCAGTGGTCTCGACGCCGTTCAGCTGGGTGCCGGACGACATGAACGACATCTCGCTCGACTACTCTTTCAACATGAAGGCCGTCATCCGCTATCACGACATGATGGGCTTCGTTCCGTTTCGCGATTGGCTGCAGTACCCCGTCTGCGCGTCCCTGACCTGCCGCGGCTGCACGCACAACTGCGTGACCTGCGGCGGAAGCGCGTATGCGTTTCGCAACCACTTCGGTCGCGAGAAGGTGGCCTTCCGCGACCCGGAGTTGCTGGTGCGCGACATAGAGCACATCCAGCGCTACATCCCGGGTCCGATCTTCGTGCTCAACGACTTCCTTCAGGCGGGCCGGGACTACACGGCCGCGTTCATTCGCGGACTGTCCAAGATCAAGCTGCGTAACCCTATCGGGTTCGAGTTCTTCAAGCCCCCGCACGAGGAGTTCTACGAGTTCCTGAACGAGCACTTGCGCGACTACTCGGTCGAGATATCGGTCGAAAGCCACGACGACGCCGTGCGCGCTGCCTTTGGCAAGCATCACTACACGACTGCCCAGGTCGACGAGACCGTCGCCGCGGCGCTGCGCAACGGGTGCAGCCGGTTCGACCTGTACTTCATGACGGGCATCCCGACTCAGACCCCCGAGTCGGTTCTCGAGACGCCCGACTACATCGAGTCGCTCTATTCAAAGGTCGGCAACGATCCGCGGCTGCTGTGCTTCTCCTCGCCTATGGCTCCGTTTCTCGATCCGGGCTCGATGGTCTACGACAACCCCGAGAAGTACGGCTACCGGCTACTCGCCGACACTCTCGAGGAGCACCGTCAGCTGCTCGTGCAGCCGTCATGGCGCTACATCATGAACTACGAGAGTGAGACGCTCTCAAGGGCCGAGATGGTGGAGACGACCTACGAGGTCGGCATGCGCCTGAACCGCCTCAAAGGCAAGCTTGGCATCATAGAGCCGCAGGTTGCAGCCCGGACCGAGGAGCGAATATCGCAGGCGCGCGCCGCCATGGCCCGGATCGATGCCATCTTGGCCGAGGAATCGCCGGCACGAGACCGCAAGCTGGCTGCTCTGAAGACCGAGATAGACCGCCTCTCGGAATCCACGGTGTGCGAGAAGTCCGAGCTCAACTGGCCCGCGCACGTGAGCCCCTGGAATGTCTGGAACGTCGTTCTGTTGTGGCTGCATGAGGAACTCGCTAACCTGTTGAGACTGCGGCGGCCCGTGGCGGTCCTGCAGCCGACTGGCGAGACCTCGGAGGCCTGA
- a CDS encoding cytochrome c3 family protein, which translates to MNLQGFGLNDLLNTVVNVVRDPTANLTAAVLLLAALTIVLLILVLLALAVIMRPARTEHAPLIPAERSPEDLRGLRHRRDIVALGILASVAVGLGIGYVQIVRTGACLSCHASSADVSTSWSEGAHAGAECWDCHGGGTIANGLVARMEYVRWVRSPVDPAKSTRRASVVGAACLRCHEDVLGELVETTDLKMSHAEPYDAGYECTDCHNQAGHAVRFPRKGSRMALCLDCHDGKKADATCTVCHVTDVSRISGTPPERFPKVELGPPTDCRGCHSIKTCNDCHGLEMPHPRQFATTGAHAKQAGFEKQRLCTKCHDIKGFCNRCHQFGEAHGGASWRAEHGSQANAVGRASCIACHHRSKDFCALCHK; encoded by the coding sequence GTGAACCTCCAGGGCTTCGGGCTTAACGACCTTCTGAACACCGTCGTCAACGTGGTGCGAGATCCGACGGCCAACCTCACTGCCGCCGTGCTCCTGCTCGCTGCGCTGACCATCGTACTGCTGATTCTCGTGCTTCTTGCGCTCGCTGTGATCATGCGTCCGGCCAGGACCGAGCACGCTCCACTGATTCCTGCTGAGAGAAGCCCGGAGGACTTGCGAGGACTCCGTCACCGGCGCGATATCGTGGCCCTCGGCATCCTTGCTTCCGTGGCGGTCGGCCTCGGGATCGGGTACGTGCAGATCGTGCGCACGGGCGCGTGCTTGAGTTGCCACGCCTCGAGCGCGGACGTATCGACCTCGTGGAGCGAAGGCGCGCATGCAGGCGCGGAGTGTTGGGACTGCCATGGCGGGGGAACTATCGCCAACGGTCTAGTGGCGCGAATGGAGTATGTGCGCTGGGTACGCTCTCCAGTCGACCCGGCCAAGTCGACTCGCCGTGCGTCGGTGGTGGGCGCGGCGTGTTTGAGATGTCACGAGGATGTCCTTGGCGAGCTTGTCGAGACTACGGACCTCAAGATGAGCCACGCCGAGCCGTACGACGCCGGCTACGAGTGCACCGACTGCCACAATCAGGCCGGGCACGCCGTGCGCTTTCCTCGCAAGGGCTCGCGGATGGCCCTGTGCCTGGACTGCCACGACGGGAAGAAGGCGGACGCGACGTGCACCGTCTGTCACGTCACGGATGTCTCGCGAATCTCCGGAACGCCCCCGGAGCGTTTTCCGAAGGTCGAACTCGGCCCACCGACGGACTGTCGGGGGTGCCACTCCATCAAGACGTGCAACGACTGCCACGGTCTCGAGATGCCTCACCCGCGGCAGTTCGCTACGACGGGCGCCCACGCCAAGCAGGCGGGCTTCGAGAAGCAGCGCCTATGCACGAAGTGCCACGACATCAAGGGGTTCTGCAACAGGTGCCATCAGTTCGGCGAGGCGCACGGTGGAGCGTCCTGGCGCGCGGAGCATGGATCGCAGGCGAACGCGGTAGGGCGGGCATCGTGCATTGCGTGTCACCACAGATCGAAGGACTTCTGCGCGCTCTGCCACAAGTAG